One part of the Solanum dulcamara chromosome 3, daSolDulc1.2, whole genome shotgun sequence genome encodes these proteins:
- the LOC129883356 gene encoding geraniol 8-hydroxylase-like encodes MDYHTLVMGSIFALISFVYIIARICSIGSKKLPPGPSPWPIIGSLHLLGAKPHVSLANLAKIYGPIMSLKLGQITIVVISSSAMAKQVLQKQDLAFSSRFIPNALQIQNYCRFSVSWLPVCPPWRTLRRILNKNIVLFNRIDANQRLRSQKVKQLITYCDKCCQEGRVVDIGLVAFKTSLNLLSNTLFSKDLVDPLSDSKVELKDVIWGIIHEAGKINLVDIFPILEKIDPQRIRYRTNIHFAKLFKLFGDLINERLEEKKKNHSEKSDVLETFLDHAAENSKEFDENYIKSTFLDLFIGGIDTTTSTLEWAMAETVRQPEIMRKAQAELAEVVGKGKPIEEADVSRLPYLQFIVKETLRMHPPAPFLIPRIVDQDVELCDYIIPKGSRVLVNVWAIGRDSTFWEEPLVFKPERFKSLKLDVQGKNFELLPFGAGRRICPGLPLALGIIPVMLGSILNSFNWKLEAGIEPKDLDMDEKFGFITPKAHPLRVIPSPL; translated from the exons ATGGATTACCATACACTTGTGATGGGATCAATTTTTGCCTTGATCAGTTTTGTTTATATCATAGCAAGAATATGCAGCATAGGAAGCAAAAAACTTCCACCAGGACCATCCCCATGGCCAATTATTGGAAGTCTTCACTTGTTAGGTGCAAAACCCCATGTATCACTGGCTAATCTTGCAAAAATTTATGGTCCAATTATGAGTTTAAAATTAGGACAAATAACTATAGTGGTAATTTCTTCATCAGCCATGGCAAAACAAGTCCTTCAAAAACAAGACTTAGCCTTTTCTTCTAGATTTATCCCTAATGCCCTTCAAATACAAAACTATTGCAGATTTTCTGTGTCATGGCTTCCAGTTTGTCCTCCATGGCGAACGCTTAGGAGAATATTGAACAAAAATATTGTCTTGTTCAATAGGATTGATGCAAATCAACGTCTAAGGTCTCAAAAGGTGAAACAATTGATTACTTATTGTGATAAATGTTGTCAAGAAGGTAGAGTTGTGGATATAGGTCTAGTTGCTTTCAAGACTAGTCTCAATTTGTTGTCAAACACCCTTTTCTCTAAGGATTTGGTTGACCCTTTGTCGGATTCAAAG gttGAGTTGAAGGATGTGATCTGGGGCATCATACATGAGGCTGGGAAGATCAACCTAGTGGATATTTTCCCCATACTTGAAAAAATTGACCCACAAAGAATAAGGTATCGCACAAACATCCATTTTGCAAAGTTGTTTAAACTTTTTGGTGATTTGATCAATGAGCGGTtggaggaaaagaaaaagaaccaTAGTGAAAAAAGTGACGTTTTGGAAACGTTTCTCGATCACGCTGCAGAAAATTCTAAAGAGTTCGATGAGAATTACATAAAATCCACGTTTCTG GATTTATTTATTGGTGGTATTGATACAACTACAAGCACATTAGAATGGGCAATGGCAGAAACAGTTAGACAACCAGAAATTATGAGGAAAGCCCAAGCTGAGCTTGCAGAAGTCGTTGGAAAAGGAAAGCCAATAGAAGAAGCTGATGTATCCCGACTCCCTTACTTGCAATTTATTGTCAAAGAAACATTAAGAATGCATCCTCCAGCTCCATTCTTAATCCCTCGCATAGTAGACCAAGATGTTGAATTGTGTGACTATATCATCCCGAAGGGTTCACGGGTACTAGTCAATGTGTGGGCGATTGGTCGAGATTCTACTTTTTGGGAGGAACCTTTGGTGTTTAAGCCTGAGAGATTTAAGAGTTTAAAATTGGATGTGCAaggaaaaaattttgaattgctTCCATTTGGTGCTGGCCGAAGAATATGCCCTGGCTTGCCACTAGCATTGGGAATTATCCCAGTAATGTTGGGTTCGATTTTGAATTCATTCAATTGGAAACTTGAGGCCGGCATTGAGCCAAAAGACTTAGACATGGATGAGAAATTTGGTTTCATCACGCCCAAAGCTCATCCATTACGAGTTATTCCATCTCCTCTTTGA